One part of the Thermoanaerobacterium sp. CMT5567-10 genome encodes these proteins:
- a CDS encoding TIGR02680 family protein — translation MDDRWIINRAGLLNFWYYDDEVFEFSGGRLLLRGSNGSGKSVTMQSFIPLLLDGNKSPERLDPFGSRARRLEDYLLGEEDVNGIDERTGYLYMEFKKGSKDNYISIGIGLKAKRHQSMDFWGFIIKDGRRIGIDILLYKMETGIDGKRVKIPLSKKELKNCIGSGGEVVDSQREYMELVNKNIFGFSSIDDYDELIKLLIQLRSPKLSKDFRPTVIYDILRASLSPLTDDDLRPMSETIENMDQIKLHLDSLNKNMKSLKKLKNEYDRYNKFMLYYKAEKLLMQKNELSKVRKQSEEIRQSIEKNNQDVLKGEDKISELASELQALKNKEIQLRKNDAFNTQRELVEEENILKQYRKDKNLKELQLKKKKDRYFEIEEELKNLEGREYSIDKNIKDNLECMDSISEEVNFDEHSFSEEELKKSYGKDFDFDFWNNSLKEYTGKVRKALDALNDEAEANQKYNDALLEEDRLRKANEDLKRKVNEIEILFDEEKSRFIDKIYDWSDTNKLLKLNREDIEKLARIVLSYGETSVYEDLISSIRKPYDDIRGRLQMDMLKVKNELDLKNSQLDEKEEELRKWKETEDPEPERSEQVLENRKRLDKAGIAYVPLYKAIDFKNDIDDDTKGNIESALIDMGILDALIVSRSDLDRAMKMDKDMADKYIVPGTFNMKLNVLQYFNVVDSNSGVSPEEISDALSNVFIYEEENATYINDDGTYGIGILKGKAAGNVKSRYIGFESRRRFRDEMISSIAKEISIIKDEIRKLNDRQLSIKSQLSDLDVEYKNFPEKDDLEEALKELKEAQSNQKFTENKLNDATLTAKKFFDVLQEKRAVVRKLTSGIGIHADVKSYQDALGELDEYKNLLQKLQINYNSYITVLRNIETRKMQKQDIEYDIDNYKFEIDVLDTKIKNSIEKINVLKETIEKLGIEDLQKELSQCIKRIDDIPKEINDLTAKTAALKERVVLQEKEYERLREEIRKNEDILNIYDKGLKDEIALGFIDELIDLDDMYKAAKTIQSQYKEMFAKFDKDSATEKLRNAFYVCINELVEFGLSLDVVENEQSDVGMGTYQEIYKDLRRYQITAKVNDKTISLYGLYNMIDEDIKINENLMKEKDRQLFEDIIMHNVGRKIRSRIFKAEEWVKKMNDLMSQRDTSSGLKFQLEWKPKVATNEQELNTRELVELLKLDADMMKEEDFNLVVNHFRSKVESAKKIYEENSNTDTFHQIMKSILDYRDWFEFKLYFKKEGENRKELTNNAFYKFSGGEKAMAMYIPLFSAVYSMYQSASSQAPKIISLDEAFAGVDDNNIRDMFKLIEDLGLNFIMNSQVLWGDYDTVPELSIYELIRPKNASYVSLIKYKWDGKIRHLVTDIEESVEATNDFPYDEVAFTKAGE, via the coding sequence ATGGATGATAGATGGATAATTAATAGAGCTGGTCTTCTTAACTTTTGGTATTATGATGATGAAGTATTCGAATTTTCTGGAGGAAGGCTTCTTCTAAGAGGTTCCAATGGTTCAGGAAAATCTGTAACTATGCAGAGCTTTATACCTCTTCTTTTAGATGGTAATAAAAGCCCTGAAAGGCTAGATCCATTTGGCTCAAGGGCTAGAAGGCTTGAGGACTATCTTTTAGGTGAAGAAGATGTAAATGGAATTGACGAGAGAACTGGTTACCTTTATATGGAATTTAAGAAAGGAAGTAAAGATAACTATATCTCTATAGGCATAGGCCTTAAGGCAAAGAGACATCAAAGCATGGACTTTTGGGGATTTATCATTAAAGATGGAAGACGAATAGGTATTGATATATTGCTTTATAAGATGGAGACAGGTATCGATGGTAAGAGAGTCAAAATACCTTTGTCAAAAAAAGAGCTTAAAAATTGCATTGGAAGCGGCGGAGAAGTAGTTGATTCACAAAGAGAATACATGGAATTAGTAAATAAAAATATATTTGGCTTTTCAAGCATTGATGACTATGATGAACTTATTAAGCTTTTAATACAGCTTAGGAGTCCAAAGCTTTCTAAGGATTTCAGACCAACGGTTATATACGACATATTGAGGGCATCTCTTTCACCTTTGACAGATGATGATTTAAGGCCAATGTCTGAAACGATAGAAAACATGGATCAAATAAAGCTGCACCTGGACTCGCTGAATAAAAATATGAAATCCTTAAAGAAGTTGAAAAATGAATACGACAGGTATAATAAGTTTATGCTTTATTATAAAGCAGAGAAACTTTTGATGCAGAAAAATGAGCTTTCTAAAGTACGAAAACAAAGCGAGGAGATAAGGCAAAGCATTGAAAAAAATAATCAGGATGTTCTCAAGGGTGAAGACAAAATATCGGAACTTGCAAGCGAGCTTCAGGCATTAAAAAATAAAGAAATTCAATTAAGGAAAAACGATGCCTTTAATACACAAAGAGAACTTGTTGAAGAAGAAAATATTTTAAAACAATACAGAAAAGACAAGAATTTAAAAGAGCTTCAGCTTAAAAAGAAAAAAGATCGATATTTTGAAATAGAAGAAGAATTAAAGAACCTTGAAGGCAGAGAATATTCAATTGATAAAAATATAAAGGACAATCTTGAATGTATGGATTCCATATCTGAAGAAGTCAATTTTGATGAGCACAGCTTCTCAGAAGAAGAATTGAAGAAATCGTATGGTAAAGATTTTGACTTTGATTTTTGGAACAATTCATTAAAGGAATATACAGGGAAAGTAAGGAAGGCATTAGATGCCCTTAATGACGAGGCAGAGGCAAATCAAAAGTACAATGATGCATTGCTTGAAGAAGATAGGTTGAGAAAGGCAAATGAGGACTTGAAGCGAAAAGTCAATGAAATTGAGATTTTGTTTGATGAAGAAAAGAGCAGGTTCATTGACAAAATATATGATTGGTCAGATACGAATAAACTTTTGAAGCTTAATAGAGAGGACATCGAAAAACTTGCCAGGATCGTACTGTCATACGGTGAGACAAGCGTGTACGAAGATCTGATATCATCTATAAGGAAGCCATATGATGATATCAGAGGAAGACTTCAGATGGATATGCTTAAAGTTAAAAATGAGTTGGACTTAAAAAATTCTCAGCTTGATGAAAAAGAAGAGGAATTAAGAAAATGGAAAGAGACGGAAGATCCTGAGCCAGAGCGCAGTGAACAAGTTCTAGAAAACAGAAAAAGACTGGATAAAGCGGGAATTGCATATGTACCACTTTATAAAGCGATTGATTTTAAAAATGATATTGATGATGATACAAAAGGAAATATTGAATCAGCTCTTATAGATATGGGAATCTTGGATGCACTTATTGTGTCAAGAAGCGATTTAGACAGAGCAATGAAAATGGATAAGGACATGGCAGATAAGTATATCGTTCCGGGGACTTTTAACATGAAGCTTAATGTATTGCAGTATTTTAATGTTGTCGATTCAAATAGCGGTGTCAGCCCGGAGGAAATTTCAGATGCCTTAAGCAATGTATTTATTTATGAGGAAGAGAATGCAACATATATAAATGATGATGGCACGTATGGAATAGGGATTTTAAAGGGGAAAGCAGCAGGAAATGTAAAGTCAAGGTATATAGGTTTTGAATCGAGACGGCGCTTTAGAGATGAAATGATATCATCCATAGCTAAGGAAATAAGCATCATAAAAGATGAGATAAGAAAACTTAACGATAGACAATTGTCAATAAAGTCCCAATTAAGTGACTTAGATGTAGAATATAAAAATTTTCCAGAAAAAGATGATTTGGAAGAAGCACTAAAAGAATTGAAAGAAGCACAATCTAATCAAAAATTTACTGAGAATAAGTTGAACGATGCAACGCTTACAGCTAAAAAGTTTTTTGATGTGCTTCAAGAAAAGAGGGCGGTTGTAAGGAAATTGACATCGGGAATCGGCATACATGCAGATGTGAAATCTTACCAAGATGCTTTAGGCGAATTAGATGAGTACAAAAATCTCCTACAGAAATTACAGATAAATTACAATAGCTATATTACTGTTTTAAGAAATATAGAAACGAGAAAAATGCAGAAACAGGATATCGAGTATGACATTGATAATTACAAGTTTGAGATTGATGTATTAGATACGAAGATAAAAAACAGCATAGAAAAGATCAATGTATTAAAAGAAACCATTGAAAAACTTGGTATAGAAGACCTTCAAAAGGAGCTTTCACAGTGTATAAAAAGGATTGACGATATACCAAAGGAAATAAATGATTTAACTGCTAAAACTGCTGCTCTTAAAGAGAGAGTAGTCCTGCAAGAAAAAGAATATGAAAGATTGAGAGAAGAAATAAGGAAAAACGAGGATATTTTAAACATATACGATAAAGGGTTAAAAGATGAAATAGCATTGGGATTTATTGATGAGCTTATAGATCTAGATGATATGTATAAAGCAGCGAAGACTATTCAATCACAGTACAAAGAGATGTTTGCAAAGTTTGATAAAGATAGTGCAACAGAAAAGCTTAGAAATGCGTTTTATGTCTGTATAAATGAACTTGTGGAATTTGGGCTTTCATTAGACGTAGTAGAAAATGAACAAAGTGATGTAGGTATGGGCACTTATCAGGAGATATATAAAGATTTAAGGAGATATCAGATAACAGCGAAAGTAAATGACAAAACGATATCGCTTTATGGATTGTACAACATGATCGATGAAGATATAAAGATAAACGAAAATCTTATGAAGGAAAAGGATAGACAACTTTTTGAGGACATAATCATGCACAATGTAGGACGTAAGATCAGAAGTAGAATCTTTAAAGCAGAAGAATGGGTTAAAAAAATGAATGATTTAATGTCTCAACGCGATACGTCAAGCGGTCTTAAGTTTCAATTAGAATGGAAGCCAAAGGTCGCTACAAATGAGCAAGAACTTAATACAAGAGAGCTTGTAGAGCTATTGAAGCTTGATGCAGACATGATGAAAGAAGAAGATTTTAATTTAGTAGTAAATCACTTTAGATCAAAGGTTGAAAGTGCAAAGAAAATATATGAAGAAAACAGCAATACTGATACATTCCACCAGATAATGAAGAGCATTCTCGACTATAGAGACTGGTTTGAGTTTAAGCTGTATTTCAAAAAAGAAGGAGAAAATCGCAAAGAGCTTACGAATAACGCGTTTTACAAGTTCAGCGGTGGAGAGAAAGCCATGGCTATGTATATACCTCTTTTTTCAGCTGTTTATTCAATGTATCAATCAGCGTCATCACAAGCACCAAAGATTATATCGCTTGATGAGGCTTTTGCAGGAGTAGATGATAACAACATAAGGGATATGTTTAAGCTCATAGAAGATTTGGGATTAAATTTTATCATGAACTCTCAAGTATTGTGGGGAGATTATGATACGGTGCCAGAGCTGTCTATATACGAGCTTATAAGACCTAAAAATGCAAGCTATGTGTCTTTGATAAAGTACAAGTGGGATGGGAAGATCAGGCATTTAGTTACCGACATTGAAGAAAGTGTTGAAGCAACAAATGATTTTCCATACGATGAGGTTGCATTTACAAAAGCAGGTGAATAG
- a CDS encoding TIGR02678 family protein, protein MDELKILLENFWVTKDDTEMFNRIRDNEKKLRSFVEDKLGYRLIVNPLLIKLEKIPGDAEDWMGIEEFQSPMDYAFLCLLLAFLEDMGIGDQFILSNITEYIEMQYDGIESVDWTLFKHRKSLVRVLNFAEKLKMIKVDDGEQERFADNREIEVLYENTGLSRYFMRIMNNEISEEMTLDDFMKDDRYEDNKVLERRHRVYRKLLLSPAVYYEGPDDQDFIYIKNYRNTIEKDFDDYLDSKLHIHKTSAYIIFDENKYATSYFPDNKNISDIVLQIAYVLREMIDSGNLNVGVDDCIEITEGQFMNIISDVKNRFKNGWSKVYADMNDDKLFNEITEFMESWKMVIYNDDTHSYTLMPILGKFIGEYRSDFKGAIQNG, encoded by the coding sequence TTGGATGAACTTAAGATACTTTTAGAGAACTTTTGGGTTACAAAAGATGATACGGAAATGTTTAATAGAATACGTGACAATGAAAAGAAATTAAGATCATTTGTAGAGGATAAGTTAGGATATCGGCTTATCGTGAATCCACTTCTTATAAAGCTGGAGAAGATACCGGGTGATGCTGAAGATTGGATGGGGATCGAAGAATTTCAAAGTCCTATGGACTACGCATTTTTATGCCTACTTCTTGCATTTTTAGAAGATATGGGGATAGGTGACCAATTTATACTTTCAAATATAACGGAGTATATCGAGATGCAGTATGATGGCATAGAAAGTGTTGACTGGACCCTTTTTAAGCATAGAAAATCTCTTGTCAGGGTGCTTAATTTTGCAGAAAAACTGAAAATGATAAAAGTCGATGATGGAGAACAGGAAAGATTTGCTGATAATCGTGAAATAGAGGTTTTATATGAAAATACAGGACTTTCTAGGTATTTTATGAGAATTATGAACAACGAAATAAGCGAAGAGATGACATTGGATGATTTTATGAAGGACGACAGGTATGAGGACAATAAGGTTCTTGAGAGAAGGCATAGGGTCTACAGAAAACTTCTTTTATCTCCAGCCGTTTACTATGAGGGACCTGACGATCAAGACTTTATCTACATAAAAAATTATAGAAATACGATAGAAAAAGACTTTGACGATTATCTCGATTCGAAACTGCACATTCATAAAACATCTGCATACATAATTTTCGATGAGAATAAGTATGCAACATCTTATTTCCCAGACAATAAAAATATATCTGATATAGTGCTTCAAATCGCGTATGTTTTAAGAGAGATGATAGATTCCGGTAATTTAAATGTAGGAGTAGATGATTGCATTGAAATTACAGAAGGACAATTTATGAATATCATATCTGATGTAAAGAATAGGTTTAAAAATGGATGGAGCAAGGTATACGCTGATATGAATGATGATAAATTATTTAATGAGATTACAGAGTTTATGGAAAGTTGGAAAATGGTAATATACAATGATGATACCCACTCGTATACTTTGATGCCGATCTTAGGCAAGTTTATTGGTGAATATCGAAGTGATTTTAAAGGAGCAATTCAAAATGGATGA
- a CDS encoding TIGR02677 family protein, which translates to MSDKINFNVIKPIDEARYLTAENASRYRLIMRYFYQNYERLRYWLSKEDVYNYVKGFDLFYDYTLEKCEQDLKSLTEWKNLIAEQDTGRAQSAEEFKNKKFRYMLSEYSIEIERMTINLEKIKGYGGSLEPSLFQRLYENLKKIDDISKSDDLEAVHRWWKDFTSDFENIYHSAIDYIASLQSSNADELMKTDAFLIYKDKLTEYLRGYIKDLQRFSQVIVSLLNKIDKKSLDGIVEKLLLYEENIPRLDRDFDINDVKENILSKWENIVFWFRGNGDEDSEAYRLLEISNEIIRKITMYAARISENRLRTASRKNEYIKLSKIFANIDDIGYAHKLSSVVFGVFHTRHLYGDFDKRTESINESVWDDVLCKFLIRPKTRSYTQSTKTNAVIDRTEYKEMCKKQYIEERYSEIEEISKYIIDGKIVLRELPIIKPFIRTTLLSWISKSLSQPKNIAKSEDGRTYKVSISRNKVITLNCTDGVLEMPDVTIEFLD; encoded by the coding sequence ATGTCTGATAAAATAAATTTTAATGTTATAAAGCCTATTGATGAGGCAAGATATCTTACTGCTGAAAATGCATCAAGGTATCGCCTCATCATGCGATATTTTTACCAGAACTATGAGCGGCTTAGATACTGGTTATCTAAAGAGGATGTATATAATTATGTAAAGGGTTTTGATTTGTTTTACGATTATACGCTGGAAAAGTGTGAGCAGGATTTAAAGTCGCTGACTGAGTGGAAAAACTTAATAGCTGAGCAGGACACTGGAAGAGCACAATCTGCAGAAGAATTTAAAAACAAGAAATTTAGATACATGCTTAGCGAGTATTCTATAGAGATAGAAAGAATGACAATTAATCTAGAAAAAATAAAAGGATATGGTGGTTCCCTAGAACCATCTTTATTCCAGAGATTGTATGAAAACTTAAAGAAAATTGATGACATATCTAAAAGCGATGACTTAGAAGCTGTACACCGGTGGTGGAAAGATTTCACTTCTGATTTTGAAAATATTTATCACAGTGCTATAGACTACATTGCTAGTTTGCAAAGCTCAAATGCAGATGAACTTATGAAAACTGATGCTTTCTTAATATATAAAGACAAACTTACTGAGTATTTAAGAGGATATATAAAGGATTTACAGAGGTTCTCTCAGGTTATCGTATCGCTTTTAAATAAGATTGACAAAAAGTCATTAGATGGTATCGTAGAGAAATTGCTGCTTTATGAGGAGAATATACCAAGGCTGGATAGGGATTTTGATATTAATGACGTCAAAGAAAATATATTAAGCAAGTGGGAGAACATAGTATTTTGGTTTAGAGGAAATGGCGATGAAGATAGTGAAGCATATAGGCTTCTTGAGATATCAAATGAGATAATAAGAAAGATTACAATGTATGCAGCTAGAATTTCTGAAAACAGGTTAAGGACTGCCAGCAGAAAAAATGAATATATAAAGCTTTCAAAGATATTTGCAAACATCGATGACATAGGCTATGCTCATAAGCTTTCATCAGTCGTGTTTGGAGTTTTTCACACGAGGCATTTATACGGTGATTTTGACAAAAGGACTGAAAGCATAAATGAAAGCGTGTGGGATGATGTGCTATGTAAATTTTTGATAAGGCCAAAGACGAGAAGCTATACACAATCAACAAAGACAAATGCTGTAATAGATAGGACAGAATATAAAGAGATGTGTAAAAAACAGTACATTGAAGAAAGATACAGTGAGATTGAGGAAATATCAAAATATATAATTGACGGCAAGATCGTGCTGAGAGAGTTGCCAATAATTAAGCCTTTTATAAGGACAACCCTTTTAAGTTGGATAAGCAAATCCTTAAGTCAGCCTAAAAATATAGCTAAATCAGAAGATGGCAGGACATACAAAGTCAGTATTTCAAGAAATAAGGTAATAACTTTAAATTGTACAGACGGGGTCCTTGAAATGCCTGATGTAACGATAGAGTTTTTAGATTGA
- a CDS encoding phenylpyruvate tautomerase MIF-related protein has translation MPIINSITKEKLSDNVKNAIKTEFASMMMDVAGKSENWLMVRFTEGDDLYFHGEPLDKGAIVEIQLIGKLTREQKEKISARICDIFENNLKYPKDNVYIVIQEFAGENWGYNGSTF, from the coding sequence ATGCCGATAATCAATTCAATAACAAAGGAAAAATTAAGCGACAACGTAAAAAATGCTATAAAGACAGAATTTGCATCCATGATGATGGATGTGGCTGGCAAAAGCGAAAATTGGCTCATGGTAAGATTTACAGAAGGCGATGATTTGTATTTCCACGGAGAGCCTTTAGATAAAGGTGCAATCGTAGAGATACAGTTAATAGGAAAACTGACTAGAGAACAAAAGGAAAAGATTTCAGCAAGAATCTGCGATATTTTTGAAAATAATTTAAAATATCCTAAGGACAATGTATACATAGTCATTCAAGAATTTGCTGGTGAAAATTGGGGATACAATGGCAGCACATTTTAA
- a CDS encoding FtsX-like permease family protein, which translates to MGKSLLKDIFKEIANTKKRFLSLFFIVLMGVGVFGGIKAASRDMKLTADKYADDYNLFDVQVISTMGLTKGDAESISKVKGVAAVNPFYTVDAVVDKNNKGFVIKVISIDPSKIKNDKNFVNKPKLLEGRFPENNSECVVETKFLKDLGFSIDDTVTINLDSQNQDNIKSKKFKIVGVVETPYYISRDRGSSNVGNGQIQAFMMVPQSDFSMDAYTEIDVLVNGAKNFSTFSDKYYNFIRPVKDDLTKLGETRSEIRYEEIKNKAQKEIDDAKKELEDKEAKYNKELADARAKLDETSAMLSNSKIELDKKQASFNEQMALNQKKIDDGKRQIAETQASISQNEIDLNNAEAEIQAKEKELNYDENIKKLNSTYDELNSSLNQLNSEINNNPSLKDQLKPKVDELNAQIASVSKQIDTLNANKQALDENMAQLNEKRSQLESAKAQLAASKDNIAKQEAALNKAKIDGQRQLDSAREQLNNALKELSDNEKKYQDNKVEFDKQISDAKEKIASSKEKLKGLKKPSWYVLDRKSNIGYVEYGDEADRIKALGNVFPTIFFLVAALVSLTSMTRMVEEQRTQMGILKALGYGKFAIMSKFLIYSSVATILGGLAGLILGFNILPRIIFNAYSMMYTLPPVITEFNIYYAVVGIVAALISTTAVTVLVCLSDLRETPASLMRLKSPMAGKRVLLEKVNFIWSRLDFMQKVTARNIFRYKKRFFMTVIGIGGCTALLLTGFGIRDSINIIVDKQFNEIFKYQMVTTFKSDASSKDIKELSATINNDKDIKESIMLNQSSVDVTKGKVKKSAFLVVTGDKEKFKDFIVLRSRTTGDKISLTDDGVVITEKLANMLGVRSGDYIYLNTDDGRKAKAKVIGIAENYLQHYIYMSSSLYEKLFDKKIASNEILSKITSSSNSIEDKLSQRILKSPAVMTVNFISSVKKTLQDVVNNLLSVVLVLIVSAGTLAFVVLYNLTNINITERIRELATMKVLGFYDDEVSMYVMRESFILTVIGILLGFVMGIFLHRYLMTTVEVEILMFGRNIEPMSFLYSALITIGFSILVSIVVHFQLKKVDMVQSLKSPEID; encoded by the coding sequence ATGGGAAAATCTCTATTAAAAGATATATTTAAAGAAATTGCCAATACAAAAAAGAGATTTTTATCTTTGTTCTTTATTGTTTTGATGGGCGTTGGAGTTTTCGGTGGAATAAAAGCAGCAAGCCGAGATATGAAACTCACCGCTGACAAATACGCTGATGACTACAATCTTTTTGATGTGCAAGTTATCTCAACAATGGGGCTGACAAAAGGCGATGCAGAAAGTATAAGCAAGGTAAAGGGTGTTGCGGCTGTCAATCCTTTTTATACAGTTGATGCAGTTGTAGATAAAAACAATAAGGGCTTTGTCATCAAAGTCATAAGTATAGATCCTTCAAAAATAAAGAATGATAAAAATTTTGTAAATAAACCTAAGCTTCTAGAAGGCAGATTTCCTGAAAACAATTCTGAGTGTGTGGTGGAGACAAAATTTCTAAAAGATCTTGGCTTTTCTATAGATGATACTGTAACTATAAATTTGGATTCTCAAAATCAAGACAATATAAAAAGCAAAAAGTTTAAAATAGTTGGAGTTGTTGAAACGCCTTATTACATCTCAAGAGACAGAGGTTCCAGCAATGTCGGAAATGGGCAGATACAGGCTTTTATGATGGTACCTCAATCTGACTTTTCTATGGATGCATATACAGAGATAGATGTGCTGGTAAATGGCGCAAAAAATTTTTCTACTTTTTCTGATAAATATTATAATTTTATACGTCCAGTAAAAGATGATTTAACAAAATTAGGAGAAACAAGAAGCGAAATTAGATATGAAGAAATTAAAAATAAAGCCCAGAAGGAAATAGACGACGCTAAGAAAGAGCTTGAAGACAAAGAAGCTAAGTACAACAAGGAATTGGCTGATGCTAGAGCAAAGCTGGATGAAACAAGTGCTATGCTTTCCAATTCAAAAATAGAACTAGATAAAAAACAAGCCAGTTTTAATGAGCAAATGGCTTTAAATCAGAAAAAAATTGATGATGGAAAAAGGCAGATCGCAGAGACACAGGCGAGTATATCACAGAATGAAATAGATTTAAATAATGCAGAAGCTGAGATTCAGGCAAAAGAAAAAGAATTAAATTATGATGAAAACATAAAGAAATTAAATTCGACATACGATGAACTTAATAGCTCGCTAAATCAATTGAATTCTGAGATAAACAATAATCCATCTTTAAAAGATCAGCTAAAACCAAAGGTAGATGAATTAAATGCACAAATCGCCAGTGTATCAAAACAAATAGATACACTTAATGCAAACAAACAGGCATTAGATGAGAATATGGCGCAGTTAAATGAAAAGAGGTCACAGCTTGAAAGTGCCAAAGCGCAATTAGCTGCGTCAAAGGATAATATAGCAAAACAAGAAGCCGCACTTAATAAAGCTAAGATCGATGGTCAAAGACAGCTTGACAGTGCAAGGGAACAATTAAATAATGCTTTAAAAGAATTAAGCGATAATGAGAAGAAGTATCAGGACAACAAAGTTGAATTTGACAAGCAGATAAGTGATGCTAAAGAAAAAATAGCATCTTCTAAAGAGAAACTTAAGGGTTTAAAAAAGCCTAGCTGGTATGTTTTAGATAGAAAATCAAATATAGGCTATGTAGAGTATGGAGATGAAGCAGATAGAATAAAGGCGCTTGGAAATGTATTTCCGACCATATTCTTCCTTGTTGCAGCACTGGTAAGCTTAACATCGATGACTAGGATGGTAGAAGAGCAGCGTACACAGATGGGCATATTGAAAGCATTAGGATACGGCAAGTTTGCCATAATGTCGAAATTTTTAATATATTCATCAGTTGCAACAATCTTGGGTGGTCTTGCAGGACTTATCTTAGGCTTTAATATACTGCCAAGAATAATATTTAATGCGTACAGCATGATGTACACATTGCCTCCGGTCATAACAGAATTTAATATCTATTATGCAGTTGTGGGAATTGTTGCTGCATTGATATCTACTACAGCCGTAACTGTTTTGGTGTGCCTTAGCGACTTGAGAGAGACTCCTGCTTCATTGATGAGACTGAAATCACCTATGGCAGGGAAGAGAGTTTTGCTGGAAAAAGTAAATTTTATTTGGTCACGACTTGATTTTATGCAGAAGGTAACTGCTAGAAACATATTTAGGTATAAGAAAAGATTTTTCATGACTGTAATTGGCATAGGCGGTTGTACTGCACTGCTGCTTACTGGTTTTGGAATTAGAGATTCCATAAATATCATTGTGGATAAACAATTTAACGAGATTTTTAAATATCAGATGGTTACGACTTTTAAGAGTGATGCTTCTTCAAAGGACATAAAAGAGCTTTCTGCAACTATTAATAATGACAAAGATATAAAAGAAAGCATCATGCTTAATCAATCCAGCGTAGATGTTACAAAAGGTAAAGTTAAAAAAAGCGCATTTCTAGTCGTTACAGGTGATAAGGAAAAATTTAAAGATTTTATAGTCCTGAGGAGCAGAACTACTGGTGATAAAATATCATTGACAGACGATGGAGTTGTCATAACTGAAAAGCTTGCAAATATGCTTGGAGTGAGGAGTGGCGATTATATCTACTTAAACACCGATGATGGCAGGAAAGCAAAAGCGAAAGTGATCGGCATAGCAGAAAATTATTTGCAGCATTATATTTATATGAGTTCTTCTTTGTACGAAAAGCTATTTGATAAGAAAATAGCATCAAATGAGATATTGTCGAAGATTACTAGCAGTTCAAATTCAATAGAAGATAAGCTGTCTCAAAGAATATTGAAATCGCCGGCGGTAATGACCGTTAATTTTATATCATCTGTTAAAAAGACACTTCAAGACGTTGTAAATAACTTGCTGTCGGTTGTGCTGGTTTTGATTGTATCTGCAGGAACACTTGCTTTTGTGGTCCTTTATAATCTGACTAATATAAATATAACAGAGAGAATAAGAGAACTTGCTACTATGAAAGTGCTGGGATTTTACGATGATGAAGTTTCTATGTACGTAATGAGAGAAAGTTTCATACTTACTGTCATCGGAATTTTACTGGGATTTGTGATGGGAATTTTCCTTCACAGATATCTTATGACGACGGTAGAAGTAGAGATTCTCATGTTTGGGCGCAATATTGAACCGATGAGCTTCTTGTATTCTGCACTTATCACAATTGGATTTTCTATTCTTGTAAGTATTGTAGTGCACTTCCAGCTTAAAAAAGTCGATATGGTGCAATCATTAAAAAGTCCGGAGATTGATTAA